One genomic window of Saprospiraceae bacterium includes the following:
- the ruvC gene encoding crossover junction endodeoxyribonuclease RuvC, with the protein MNTSFRILGVDPGTNILGYGIIEIKDNQTSVVDLNVLHLKSIESQQDKLKEIFLSIQELIEKHQPYALSIEAPFFGKNAQSMHKLGRAQGVAIAAAIVMGLEIYEFSPKKIKKSITGNGNASKEQVAGMLESILNFKMNTKYFDASDALAAALCLSFQMKSAGKPKEASTGWKKFIQKNPERII; encoded by the coding sequence ATGAATACATCCTTTCGCATTCTTGGTGTAGATCCCGGTACAAACATTCTGGGTTATGGAATTATAGAAATCAAAGATAATCAGACTTCAGTAGTAGATCTCAATGTTCTGCATTTGAAATCCATTGAATCTCAACAAGACAAATTGAAAGAAATATTTCTGAGTATTCAGGAATTGATCGAAAAACATCAGCCATATGCCCTTTCCATTGAAGCGCCATTTTTTGGTAAAAATGCACAAAGTATGCACAAGCTAGGCAGAGCTCAGGGTGTAGCGATAGCGGCTGCAATTGTTATGGGTTTAGAAATTTACGAGTTTTCTCCTAAGAAAATAAAAAAATCAATCACGGGCAATGGTAACGCAAGTAAAGAGCAAGTTGCCGGGATGTTGGAATCCATTTTGAATTTCAAAATGAACACCAAATATTTTGATGCCTCTGATGCTTTGGCTGCTGCTCTCTGCCTATCTTTTCAAATGAAGTCTGCAGGGAAGCCAAAAGAAGCATCTACGGGTTGGAAAAAATTTATTCAAAAAAATCCTGAGCGGATTATTTAA
- a CDS encoding TonB-dependent receptor: protein MVKRIVLIFHAVILMSLLAGAQTALSGKVADKDNGEPIIQCAIIIFKNGIQVTTVVSDFDGNYSVQLDPGKYDVEARYVGYNPQRVTGINVLGGKVNTLNIKMTFGLELGVVDVVEYRAPLIEKDNTTQGSVITAEKIKNMPVKNINAVAATAAGLSSVDGGNAYIRGGRADATVFYLDGLRITGRQIPTSELEQLQVVTGGIEAQYGDVTGGIIALTSKGPSSKFSGGVELETSEGLDPYGYRLLSLNLSGPIWKQKLTDSTYGRTILGYRVAGQYNFQKDDDPPAYPIYRAKESSISRLTNDPLRLLGGTPTVSGQFLEDDEIEVLDYNPNEDNTAYDITAKLDFRPVENIDISISGNYSDVNNRFNPGDDNTTGQGSWTLLNWINNPVQDNQIYRGNIRLRHRLGRLVDLGNNPGEDGGAGSNIQNAYYTIQAGLQKSKSETQDWRHKDRLFDYGYIGKFPGHYECESREGVHSGWTFLVDGFDPATTTNPGYAALNEIGITEPQLLDGYRASNGRLSSAFDNTWSGLNNNVGGIYNRYNKTDNDLVTLQVTSGFDFLPGGSKSGRHNIQFGLVYEQRVSRSYTVAPFALWNLARLYTNNHISGVDTTIVVGFDNDCGDLYRNIITPSSESRFYREVRRKLLPNIPIDSAVYEYVNVNELDNNALSLDMFSAQELTDQSAIGYSGYDYLGNKLSGNAKFEDFFNIIDAEGNKAFTVAPFSPIYAGGYIQDKFTFKDIIFRLGFRVDYYDANTKVLKDPYSLYGVLSAKAFHDINGTNKPGSIGDDYKVYVSGERSTSVKAYRNGDQWYNSAGTPVNSSDQIFTSNLVFPAYIEPEDTIRSIKRPTFKLDDSFEDYDPQINFMPRLAFSFPISDNSNFFAHYDILVQRPTSNSFVSPLEYYYFNDQGRTPANNPNLIPSKTIDYEVGFQQKISNSSAIKLSAYYKELRNMINRITYSRVATVGTYDSYGNIDFGTVKGFNFTYDLRRTGNLEFTAAYTLQFADGTGSDPESQSGLTQKGINIRNIFPFNYDERHRFAFTVDYRYQSGKAYNGPRIAGKDILSNFGINFQVITASGRPYSPGTQIVRFGGSGFRGDINGARLPWNFGIDVRVDKNFSLVKGKNPLDLNIYLRVQNLLDTKNVIAVYRGSGDAKDDGYLNSDRGDAELDNVVSSYGESYIDYFVNQYNYRVLNPDNFTLPRRIFIGAILEF, encoded by the coding sequence ATGGTCAAACGAATAGTACTCATTTTCCATGCTGTTATACTCATGTCCTTGCTCGCCGGAGCTCAAACCGCTTTGTCGGGAAAAGTGGCCGACAAGGATAACGGAGAACCCATTATTCAATGTGCCATCATCATATTTAAAAATGGCATTCAGGTCACTACAGTTGTTTCTGACTTTGATGGGAACTATAGTGTGCAGCTCGATCCCGGTAAATATGACGTGGAGGCCCGATATGTGGGCTATAACCCTCAACGCGTAACAGGTATTAATGTGTTGGGCGGCAAGGTCAATACGCTTAACATCAAAATGACCTTTGGACTGGAACTTGGAGTGGTCGATGTTGTCGAATACCGGGCTCCCCTCATTGAAAAGGATAATACCACACAAGGTTCGGTAATTACTGCCGAAAAGATTAAAAACATGCCTGTCAAAAACATCAATGCGGTTGCTGCAACAGCTGCAGGTTTATCTAGTGTCGATGGCGGTAATGCATATATACGAGGTGGCCGGGCAGATGCCACTGTTTTTTACCTGGATGGTTTAAGAATCACCGGAAGGCAAATTCCAACTTCTGAACTCGAACAGCTTCAGGTGGTTACCGGAGGTATCGAGGCTCAATATGGCGATGTAACAGGTGGTATCATAGCACTTACCAGTAAAGGCCCTTCCTCCAAATTTTCAGGCGGGGTTGAATTGGAAACTTCAGAAGGATTAGATCCTTATGGCTACAGATTGTTAAGCTTAAATCTAAGCGGTCCTATCTGGAAACAAAAACTTACAGACTCTACATATGGTCGTACAATACTTGGTTATCGCGTGGCCGGACAGTATAATTTCCAAAAAGATGATGATCCTCCTGCTTATCCAATTTACAGAGCCAAAGAATCCTCCATCTCAAGATTGACCAACGATCCTTTGCGCTTATTGGGTGGTACTCCAACGGTTTCAGGTCAATTCTTGGAGGATGATGAAATTGAAGTTTTGGATTACAATCCTAACGAAGACAATACGGCTTACGATATTACTGCAAAACTGGATTTCAGACCCGTTGAAAATATTGATATTTCCATATCCGGAAACTATTCAGATGTCAATAACCGATTTAATCCCGGTGATGATAATACAACCGGTCAGGGATCCTGGACCTTGTTAAACTGGATCAATAATCCGGTACAAGACAATCAGATCTATCGCGGAAACATCCGTTTACGCCACAGACTGGGAAGGTTAGTTGATCTCGGAAACAATCCGGGCGAAGATGGTGGTGCCGGTTCAAATATCCAAAACGCCTATTACACCATTCAGGCCGGTCTCCAAAAATCTAAAAGTGAAACTCAGGATTGGAGACATAAAGACCGCTTGTTTGATTACGGATATATTGGAAAATTCCCGGGGCATTACGAATGTGAATCTAGGGAAGGTGTACACTCAGGCTGGACTTTTTTAGTTGATGGTTTTGATCCGGCAACAACAACAAATCCGGGATATGCAGCTCTCAATGAAATTGGAATTACAGAGCCACAGCTTTTAGATGGTTACAGAGCTTCCAATGGCCGCTTAAGCTCGGCTTTTGACAATACCTGGTCAGGCCTTAATAATAATGTGGGCGGAATCTACAACCGTTACAATAAAACTGATAATGATCTGGTCACTCTGCAAGTGACAAGTGGATTCGATTTTCTTCCCGGTGGTTCTAAAAGCGGAAGACATAATATTCAATTTGGCTTGGTCTATGAGCAACGCGTTTCCAGATCCTATACCGTGGCTCCTTTTGCCCTATGGAATCTTGCGCGTCTTTATACCAATAATCATATCTCTGGCGTAGATACCACGATCGTTGTTGGTTTTGATAATGATTGCGGTGATTTATACAGGAATATCATTACGCCTTCTTCTGAATCGAGATTTTACAGAGAAGTACGCAGAAAATTATTACCCAATATTCCTATTGATTCAGCGGTATATGAGTATGTAAATGTCAATGAATTAGACAACAATGCATTGAGCCTTGATATGTTTTCGGCTCAGGAATTGACAGACCAAAGTGCTATTGGATATTCAGGATACGATTATCTCGGAAATAAATTATCCGGCAATGCTAAATTCGAAGATTTCTTTAATATCATCGATGCAGAGGGTAATAAAGCTTTTACAGTAGCGCCTTTTTCTCCAATTTATGCGGGTGGTTATATTCAGGATAAGTTTACTTTTAAAGACATCATATTCAGACTTGGTTTCAGGGTTGATTACTACGATGCAAACACCAAAGTTTTAAAAGATCCTTATTCACTTTATGGGGTATTAAGTGCCAAAGCATTTCATGATATCAATGGGACTAATAAACCGGGCTCCATTGGAGATGATTATAAAGTTTACGTTTCCGGAGAACGCTCAACTTCCGTCAAAGCTTATCGAAACGGCGATCAGTGGTACAATTCCGCTGGAACACCGGTGAACTCTTCTGATCAGATTTTTACAAGTAATCTGGTTTTCCCAGCTTATATCGAACCGGAAGATACCATACGTTCGATCAAACGACCTACTTTTAAATTAGACGACTCATTTGAAGATTACGATCCTCAAATCAATTTTATGCCAAGGTTGGCTTTTTCATTTCCCATTTCAGATAATTCCAACTTTTTTGCGCATTACGATATTCTCGTTCAAAGACCAACTTCTAATTCTTTTGTTTCACCATTGGAATATTACTATTTCAATGATCAAGGCCGTACGCCTGCAAACAATCCGAATTTGATTCCAAGTAAGACTATTGATTACGAGGTTGGATTTCAACAAAAAATTTCCAATTCTTCTGCGATTAAATTATCTGCTTATTACAAGGAATTGAGAAATATGATCAACAGAATTACCTATAGCCGGGTGGCCACTGTGGGTACTTACGACAGTTATGGCAACATAGATTTTGGAACGGTGAAAGGATTTAATTTCACTTACGATTTGCGAAGAACTGGCAATCTTGAATTTACTGCTGCCTATACCTTGCAATTTGCAGATGGTACGGGTTCTGATCCGGAATCGCAATCGGGTTTAACGCAAAAGGGTATCAATATCAGAAATATTTTTCCTTTTAATTACGACGAACGCCACCGTTTTGCTTTTACGGTTGATTATCGCTATCAATCCGGTAAAGCATACAATGGTCCAAGAATTGCCGGCAAGGACATTCTTTCCAATTTTGGAATCAATTTTCAAGTGATCACCGCATCCGGAAGACCCTATTCACCGGGTACACAGATCGTACGTTTTGGAGGCTCCGGTTTCCGGGGAGATATCAATGGTGCACGTTTGCCATGGAACTTTGGTATAGATGTGAGAGTAGATAAAAACTTCAGTCTTGTGAAAGGAAAAAATCCTTTGGACCTGAATATTTATCTGCGTGTCCAAAATTTACTAGATACCAAAAATGTGATTGCTGTTTACAGAGGTTCGGGTGATGCCAAAGATGATGGCTATTTGAATTCTGATCGCGGCGATGCAGAATTGGATAATGTGGTCAGCTCCTATGGAGAAAGTTATATAGATTATTTTGTCAACCAATACAATTACCGGGTTCTTAATCCGGACAATTTCACGCTTCCAAGAAGAATATTTATTGGAGCTATATTGGAATTCTAA
- a CDS encoding AMP nucleosidase has protein sequence MKTKKEIVENWLPRYTGTPLEEFGEYILLVNFNLYVELFAEWHQVPIHGKDRSMANATANNITIINFGMGSPNAGTIVDLLTSIHPKAILFLGKCGGLKSKKNKVGDFILPIAAIRGEGTSNDYLPIEVPALPAFALQKALSTTIRQYEKDYWTGTVYTTNKRVWEHRLDFKKYLTRLRALAIDMETATIFIAAFKNRIPAGALLLVSDMPMIPDGVKTEASDQLVTKHFLDLHLKIGIDSLKKLIDNDITVKHLRFED, from the coding sequence ATGAAAACTAAAAAGGAAATTGTCGAAAACTGGTTGCCAAGATACACGGGTACTCCGTTAGAAGAATTTGGCGAATACATTCTGTTGGTAAATTTTAATTTATATGTTGAATTGTTTGCCGAATGGCATCAGGTTCCGATTCACGGAAAAGATCGCTCGATGGCTAATGCAACAGCCAACAACATCACGATTATCAATTTTGGGATGGGGAGTCCCAATGCCGGAACTATAGTAGATTTGCTTACATCCATTCATCCCAAAGCGATATTATTTCTTGGAAAATGTGGCGGATTAAAATCGAAGAAGAATAAAGTCGGTGATTTTATTTTACCCATTGCTGCCATCCGGGGAGAAGGAACTTCCAATGATTACCTCCCCATTGAAGTGCCCGCTTTGCCAGCATTTGCTCTTCAAAAAGCACTATCAACAACCATCCGGCAATATGAAAAAGATTATTGGACCGGAACCGTTTATACAACCAATAAAAGAGTCTGGGAACATCGTCTCGATTTCAAAAAATACCTAACCCGGCTGCGTGCCCTTGCCATAGATATGGAAACAGCAACTATTTTTATTGCTGCTTTCAAGAATAGAATTCCGGCCGGAGCGCTTTTATTGGTTTCAGATATGCCGATGATTCCGGATGGCGTAAAAACGGAAGCCAGTGATCAATTAGTTACCAAACATTTTCTCGATTTACATCTGAAAATTGGTATCGATTCGCTCAAGAAACTCATTGACAACGACATCACTGTCAAACACCTCAGGTTTGAAGATTGA
- a CDS encoding DUF3108 domain-containing protein: protein MKFGNYEKSFRIKDSGTYKTFHAVADVISGHVFDEDAKIKLYVGDDRNSLPVLIESPLVVGSVKAILSSYSNLKHPFDSKLE, encoded by the coding sequence TTGAAATTCGGAAATTACGAAAAGTCTTTTCGGATAAAAGATTCTGGAACTTATAAAACGTTTCATGCAGTTGCTGATGTCATTTCAGGGCATGTATTCGATGAAGATGCTAAAATTAAATTATACGTAGGAGATGATCGCAATAGCTTGCCCGTATTGATTGAATCGCCTTTGGTTGTGGGTTCTGTAAAAGCCATTTTGAGCAGCTATTCAAATCTCAAACATCCCTTTGATTCGAAATTGGAATAG
- a CDS encoding DUF3108 domain-containing protein, which translates to MAYKTIIFILLFAGTVSTGFLIKPDLNPTESAFGNGEKLVYKIFYNWNFVWLSAGEVHFEIKEEDHLYHVEVTGRTYASYEWFYKVRDKYHSYIDKQTGLPRLYIRDIQQGNYRRYEKIVFDYDKQIAYSYTGRTMTDLKLTEITLDKPYYDMVSCMYYLRSQNLPQFSKLKKTSFHLLLDDKNTSWD; encoded by the coding sequence ATGGCATACAAAACTATAATATTCATTCTTTTATTTGCGGGCACAGTCTCCACGGGTTTTCTCATAAAACCTGATTTGAATCCAACTGAATCTGCATTCGGAAATGGGGAAAAGCTGGTATACAAAATATTCTACAACTGGAATTTTGTATGGCTGTCAGCGGGCGAAGTTCACTTTGAAATCAAAGAGGAGGATCATTTGTATCATGTGGAAGTCACAGGCCGGACCTATGCTTCATATGAGTGGTTTTATAAAGTCCGCGATAAATACCATTCATACATCGATAAGCAAACTGGACTTCCCAGATTATACATTCGCGATATCCAACAAGGAAATTACAGGCGGTACGAAAAAATTGTATTTGATTACGACAAACAGATTGCTTATAGTTATACAGGCCGGACTATGACGGATCTTAAATTGACAGAAATAACTTTGGATAAACCCTATTACGACATGGTTTCATGCATGTATTATTTGCGGAGCCAGAATTTACCACAATTCAGTAAATTAAAGAAAACCTCATTTCATTTATTGCTGGATGACAAAAATACGAGCTGGGATTGA
- a CDS encoding isopenicillin N synthase family oxygenase: MSTRIIPLVDLEKFQTGDHRDKSQFVEELGKAFHEIGFVGVVNHGVPKPLVDGFYNGSKRFFSLPLEVKMQYEIPGLAGQRGYTSFGKEHAKHSNVGDLKEFYQIGQVVEGDDPIKAEYPDNVMVRETPEFTELGNQLYKAFESSGAKLLEAIALHLGLSNDYFSDKIHNGNSILRAIHYPPIIEEPASAIRSEQHEDINLITLLVGASSGGLQVLTKAGEWKDAIPNENEIVVNVGDMLQRLTNNYLVSTTHRVVNPPKELWHIPRLSIPFFLHPRSEMDLSCLPGCVKQGQNPDYPPITAGEYLNERLREIGLKK; the protein is encoded by the coding sequence ATGTCTACCCGAATTATACCATTAGTGGATCTGGAAAAATTCCAAACCGGTGATCACCGGGATAAATCTCAATTTGTAGAAGAGTTGGGCAAGGCTTTTCATGAAATTGGTTTTGTTGGGGTCGTCAATCACGGAGTGCCAAAACCCCTGGTCGATGGGTTCTACAATGGTTCCAAACGTTTTTTTTCTTTACCCCTTGAGGTAAAAATGCAATATGAAATTCCGGGTCTGGCTGGTCAAAGGGGCTATACTTCATTTGGGAAAGAACATGCCAAGCATTCGAATGTAGGCGATTTAAAAGAATTTTATCAAATAGGTCAGGTCGTGGAAGGCGATGATCCTATCAAAGCAGAATATCCTGATAATGTGATGGTTAGAGAGACTCCAGAATTTACAGAATTGGGAAATCAGCTTTATAAAGCTTTCGAAAGCAGTGGCGCAAAACTTCTGGAAGCCATAGCATTACATCTTGGCCTCAGCAATGATTATTTTTCTGATAAAATTCATAATGGAAACAGCATCTTGAGGGCCATACATTATCCGCCCATTATCGAAGAACCTGCTTCGGCCATCAGATCCGAACAACATGAAGATATTAATTTGATCACCCTATTGGTGGGGGCTTCCTCAGGCGGTCTCCAGGTGCTAACCAAAGCCGGAGAATGGAAAGATGCCATCCCCAATGAAAATGAAATCGTTGTAAATGTGGGAGATATGCTCCAACGGCTGACGAATAACTACCTGGTTTCCACTACACATCGAGTGGTAAATCCTCCAAAGGAACTTTGGCATATTCCAAGATTGTCCATTCCTTTTTTCCTTCACCCAAGGAGCGAAATGGACTTGAGCTGTCTGCCGGGATGTGTTAAACAGGGCCAAAATCCTGACTACCCTCCCATCACTGCAGGGGAATATTTAAACGAGAGACTCCGAGAAATCGGATTAAAAAAATAA
- a CDS encoding OmpH family outer membrane protein: MKVSLLLCTGFMTLFIWNLNAQKVGHVNSVQLIDSLKEAKQASMALKQYEQSLAKAGEDMLVSFQQKLKAFQDEVKKGSLTTNQQKQKESELEVDQNAIVNYRESMRSSLDKKRQELVKPILEKINTALKAIGVDEQYQFIFDSSVGMLYFTESENLFSKVFNKLEPKN, translated from the coding sequence ATGAAAGTATCATTGCTTTTGTGCACTGGGTTTATGACTTTATTTATCTGGAATCTCAATGCACAAAAAGTAGGACATGTTAATTCTGTTCAACTCATCGACTCTTTAAAAGAAGCTAAACAAGCTTCAATGGCTCTGAAACAATATGAGCAGTCTCTTGCAAAAGCAGGAGAAGACATGCTTGTTAGTTTTCAACAAAAGCTCAAAGCCTTTCAGGATGAAGTCAAAAAGGGTAGCCTCACCACCAATCAACAAAAACAAAAAGAATCAGAATTGGAAGTGGATCAAAATGCCATTGTAAATTATCGGGAGTCCATGAGATCTTCCTTGGATAAAAAGAGACAAGAATTGGTTAAGCCCATATTGGAAAAAATCAATACCGCTCTAAAAGCAATAGGTGTTGATGAACAATATCAGTTTATTTTCGACAGCTCGGTGGGTATGCTTTATTTTACAGAAAGTGAAAACCTTTTTAGTAAGGTCTTTAATAAACTTGAACCCAAAAACTAA
- the greA gene encoding transcription elongation factor GreA → MSGLNYMTQEGYDRLKHELDHFKTTGRQEASKAIAEAREKGDLSENAEYHAAKDAQGMLEFKINELEKKLMNVRIIAEGDIDTSSVAMLTNVRIKNHKANKEMTFKIVSEAEADIKTSRISVSSPIGQGLLGKKVGDKATVNTPAGEMILEILEISI, encoded by the coding sequence ATGAGTGGACTGAATTACATGACCCAGGAAGGCTATGACAGGCTTAAACACGAATTGGATCATTTTAAAACAACAGGAAGACAAGAAGCTTCTAAAGCCATTGCAGAAGCAAGGGAAAAGGGAGATCTGTCAGAAAATGCTGAATACCACGCTGCAAAAGATGCCCAGGGTATGTTGGAATTTAAGATCAATGAACTGGAGAAAAAATTGATGAATGTTCGCATCATTGCAGAAGGGGATATAGATACCTCCAGTGTTGCTATGCTTACCAACGTCAGAATCAAGAATCATAAGGCCAATAAGGAAATGACTTTTAAAATTGTCTCTGAAGCGGAGGCAGACATTAAAACCAGCCGAATATCCGTAAGTTCACCAATTGGACAAGGTTTATTGGGCAAAAAAGTTGGCGACAAAGCAACTGTTAACACTCCAGCAGGTGAGATGATACTAGAAATTCTTGAAATCAGCATTTAA
- a CDS encoding HIT family protein — protein sequence MASLFTRIIQGEIPCHKISENEYCYSFLDIRPLAKGHTLVIPKQEIDYIFDVPDELLQEMILFSKKLAIAIKTVVPCIKVGMSVIGLEVPHAHIHLVPLNQISELNFSNPRLHFSDQEYTEIALKISQAYEALK from the coding sequence ATGGCCAGTTTGTTTACCCGCATTATTCAAGGCGAAATTCCGTGTCATAAAATTTCTGAAAATGAATATTGTTATTCATTTCTCGATATAAGACCGCTTGCAAAAGGTCATACACTGGTTATTCCTAAACAAGAAATCGATTACATTTTTGATGTGCCGGATGAACTTCTGCAAGAGATGATCCTTTTTTCAAAAAAATTAGCGATTGCTATTAAAACAGTTGTGCCTTGCATCAAAGTAGGAATGAGTGTGATTGGATTGGAAGTGCCGCATGCACATATTCACCTGGTACCCTTAAACCAGATATCCGAATTGAATTTTAGCAATCCGAGGTTGCATTTTTCAGACCAAGAGTACACAGAAATAGCCTTAAAAATATCGCAGGCTTACGAAGCACTTAAATAA
- a CDS encoding PorV/PorQ family protein: MYKKLLSLIIMLNLALFAIAGNPDRQGEAGAYELLMNPWPRSGALNSLNASRVGGIEAMMLNPAGLCRINNWELGLAQTKWLRPSGIEISSGAFATKIGKNGTLGIALMSLSLGDIKVTTTTNPEGTGATYSPTFSNIAVGYSHLFGNKISVGFLLRGISEGIQDLSAFGMSIDAGVQYVTGDDNNFKFGIALRNIGGPMSFSGDGLSAQLKSPENTDLTYNIRLSRFELPSQLHIGISYDINPSEHISFTPIVNFTSNSFGRDEIGAGIDTKLTKYLDVRASYKLELGEAIEGDVNTAHTGLAAGMTVNVPLSKKNDSRLAIDYCYRHSDPFDGTHQIGLRLEF; the protein is encoded by the coding sequence ATGTATAAAAAGTTACTTAGCCTCATCATCATGCTGAATCTTGCACTGTTTGCCATTGCAGGAAATCCTGACAGGCAAGGAGAAGCCGGGGCTTATGAATTGTTGATGAATCCCTGGCCGAGAAGTGGCGCTCTCAATAGCCTGAATGCTTCCCGTGTAGGTGGTATCGAAGCCATGATGCTTAATCCAGCCGGTTTGTGTAGGATCAATAATTGGGAACTTGGCCTGGCTCAAACCAAATGGTTAAGACCTAGCGGCATTGAGATTAGTTCCGGGGCATTTGCTACCAAAATTGGAAAAAATGGAACGCTCGGAATCGCATTGATGAGTTTGAGTCTGGGAGACATCAAAGTGACTACAACCACTAACCCGGAAGGAACTGGAGCTACCTATTCGCCTACATTCAGCAATATTGCAGTAGGTTATTCGCATTTGTTTGGAAATAAAATTTCAGTCGGATTTTTATTGCGTGGAATATCAGAAGGTATACAGGATTTAAGTGCTTTTGGAATGTCTATCGATGCCGGAGTACAATATGTTACCGGTGATGATAATAATTTTAAATTTGGCATTGCCTTGCGAAATATTGGTGGTCCGATGAGTTTTAGCGGAGACGGACTTTCTGCCCAGCTGAAGAGCCCGGAGAATACAGACCTTACCTATAACATCAGATTATCAAGATTTGAATTGCCATCTCAGTTACACATTGGGATATCATATGACATTAATCCTTCAGAGCACATAAGTTTTACGCCTATCGTCAATTTTACTTCCAATTCTTTCGGTAGAGACGAAATTGGTGCAGGTATCGACACTAAACTTACGAAATACCTAGACGTTAGGGCATCCTACAAACTCGAATTAGGCGAGGCTATTGAAGGAGACGTTAATACGGCTCATACAGGCCTGGCTGCCGGAATGACCGTAAATGTTCCTTTAAGCAAAAAGAATGACAGCAGATTGGCTATAGACTATTGCTACAGGCATTCTGATCCCTTTGATGGAACCCATCAAATCGGTTTGAGACTGGAATTTTAA
- a CDS encoding twin-arginine translocase TatA/TatE family subunit: MKLLLLGNLGTTEVIVILLIVLLMFGGKKIPELMKGLGSGIREFNKAKNNISSEIREGIRDADRQSIDSESK; encoded by the coding sequence ATGAAACTTTTATTATTGGGAAACCTGGGAACAACTGAAGTAATCGTAATTCTCCTCATAGTCCTTTTGATGTTTGGCGGTAAAAAAATTCCGGAACTCATGAAAGGTCTTGGAAGCGGGATTCGCGAATTTAACAAAGCCAAAAACAATATTTCCAGTGAAATCCGCGAGGGGATTAGAGATGCTGACCGCCAAAGCATAGATTCTGAAAGTAAATAG
- a CDS encoding PorT family protein: MKNKIGFFIMFLCASAHAQDIHVNIMTGLSYSWMRANKNIIESSASLFSYKAHIHCEYWLNDRYALTAGIGFSIAQGGAMDYKKGGDLLKDSELSHPEYHMLPAGTRIDYKINYLDFPFGLKLRTGTFKGYRFYVQAPEFSFAFRTKARAKITAAGLAFTEDEDIRNSIAGLSMFYGIHLGFEKKITEDMSLLAGIRFNQSFTDITDDSGVYTDGNPENSKGILSSLDFRIGITF, from the coding sequence ATGAAAAATAAAATAGGATTTTTTATTATGTTTTTATGCGCTTCTGCGCACGCACAGGATATTCATGTGAATATCATGACTGGACTATCATATAGTTGGATGCGGGCCAATAAAAATATTATCGAAAGTTCAGCTTCGCTCTTTTCATATAAAGCCCACATACATTGTGAATATTGGTTAAACGACAGATATGCATTAACGGCAGGTATTGGGTTTTCAATTGCTCAAGGCGGAGCTATGGATTATAAGAAGGGAGGAGATCTTTTAAAAGATTCAGAATTAAGCCACCCAGAATACCACATGTTGCCTGCAGGTACACGGATTGATTATAAAATTAATTACCTCGATTTTCCATTTGGATTAAAATTGCGGACCGGTACTTTTAAAGGCTACCGATTTTATGTGCAAGCCCCAGAATTCAGTTTTGCATTCCGGACAAAAGCAAGAGCTAAAATTACAGCTGCAGGATTAGCCTTCACTGAAGATGAAGATATCAGAAATTCAATAGCAGGATTGAGTATGTTTTATGGCATCCACCTTGGATTTGAAAAGAAAATTACAGAAGATATGTCTTTGTTGGCCGGAATTCGGTTCAACCAATCATTTACAGATATCACAGATGATTCAGGTGTTTATACAGATGGGAATCCTGAAAATTCGAAGGGAATATTATCCAGTTTAGATTTTAGAATAGGCATTACATTTTAA